From the Paenibacillus sp. FSL H8-0548 genome, one window contains:
- a CDS encoding carbohydrate ABC transporter permease — protein MNNKKSSSFLITIILSICAAISFFPIYLAVINSFKTQGEMFSSFLSLPTKINFNNYVDAFKAINLLNSTLNSIIISVLGIGGIVLCASLAGYKLSRTTGRLSNLIFFLFIASMLVPFHSIMIPLTRMAKTMSVQGSTYGLAIIYIGLGVNMAIFLYHGFVKSIPRELEEAAQIDGCNEYQTFFKIIFPLLVPITVTIAILDFLWIWNDFLLPLLMLTDTSNYTLILSTNTLFGEYNKEWSLILAALVLTAIPVIIIYSFFQKFIMHGIAEGAIKG, from the coding sequence ATGAATAATAAAAAATCTAGCTCCTTTCTCATTACCATTATACTTTCAATCTGTGCCGCCATTTCCTTTTTCCCAATTTACTTAGCGGTTATTAATTCGTTCAAGACGCAAGGAGAGATGTTCAGCTCGTTCTTATCGCTGCCTACAAAAATTAATTTCAACAATTATGTCGATGCGTTCAAGGCAATTAATTTGTTGAACAGCACGCTTAATTCGATCATTATCTCCGTGCTTGGCATTGGAGGAATCGTATTATGTGCTTCATTGGCTGGTTATAAGCTTTCTCGCACTACCGGAAGGTTGAGCAATCTCATTTTCTTCTTATTTATCGCATCAATGCTCGTTCCGTTTCATTCGATTATGATCCCATTGACTAGAATGGCCAAAACGATGTCGGTACAAGGCAGCACGTATGGGCTTGCAATCATATATATTGGCCTTGGCGTCAATATGGCGATTTTCTTATACCATGGTTTTGTGAAGTCGATCCCGAGAGAGCTGGAGGAAGCTGCACAAATCGACGGCTGTAATGAATATCAAACCTTCTTCAAAATTATATTCCCGCTGCTTGTGCCGATCACGGTCACGATCGCGATTCTTGATTTTTTATGGATATGGAATGATTTCTTGCTGCCGCTGCTCATGCTGACGGATACAAGCAACTATACGCTTATCTTGTCTACAAACACATTGTTTGGTGAGTACAACAAGGAATGGTCGCTCATCCTGGCAGCACTTGTGCTGACCGCAATCCCTGTCATTATTATTTATTCTTTCTTTCAAAAATTTATTATGCACGGTATAGCTGAAGGGGCTATTAAAGGCTAG
- a CDS encoding sugar ABC transporter permease gives MPVKSYKKYISLLMFVGPAFILYAIFLLIPTLGGMFYSFTDWNGLNRDYDFIGFGNFVEALAEDPDFVGSLFFTLKYVVFMVVLQNLFALLLAVFIESRRKSKGFFRTIFFMPNMISTIISAFMWTFVFAQVLPQIAEKTAFAFLDQAWIGDPKVSFFSILIVSLWNGVGYMMIIYLAGLQGVPQSLKEAAMIDGASPFQTFRNVTLPMITHAITICFFLTLNGAFKVFEVVYGLTGGGPGRSTQVITMNIFEEAFSNNFRYGYASAKSVILFLVILIFTFIQIQVMKRKEVEA, from the coding sequence ATGCCGGTCAAGAGCTACAAAAAGTATATCTCATTATTAATGTTTGTTGGACCTGCATTCATTTTGTATGCCATCTTCTTGCTAATTCCAACGCTCGGAGGCATGTTTTACAGCTTTACCGATTGGAATGGCTTAAATAGGGATTATGACTTCATTGGCTTTGGAAACTTTGTCGAGGCGCTTGCCGAAGATCCCGATTTTGTAGGCTCCTTGTTTTTCACTCTGAAGTATGTCGTATTTATGGTTGTTCTACAAAATCTATTTGCTTTGCTGCTGGCTGTTTTTATAGAATCCCGCCGCAAAAGCAAAGGCTTTTTCCGTACTATATTTTTTATGCCGAACATGATAAGCACCATCATTAGCGCATTTATGTGGACGTTTGTATTCGCTCAAGTATTGCCTCAGATAGCTGAGAAGACAGCGTTTGCTTTCTTGGATCAAGCATGGATTGGGGATCCAAAGGTTAGCTTTTTCTCCATTCTGATCGTATCGCTTTGGAATGGTGTCGGATATATGATGATTATTTATTTGGCAGGCTTGCAGGGCGTTCCGCAAAGCTTAAAGGAAGCTGCAATGATTGATGGAGCATCTCCATTCCAAACGTTTCGCAATGTCACGCTGCCGATGATTACACATGCGATTACGATTTGTTTCTTCCTTACACTTAACGGTGCTTTTAAAGTATTTGAGGTTGTATACGGCTTGACTGGCGGAGGTCCAGGACGAAGCACGCAGGTCATCACGATGAATATATTCGAAGAAGCGTTCTCGAACAATTTCCGTTACGGCTACGCGAGTGCCAAGTCGGTCATTCTATTTCTCGTTATTTTAATTTTCACCTTTATCCAAATTCAAGTTATGAAGAGAAAAGAGGTGGAAGCATGA
- a CDS encoding extracellular solute-binding protein, with protein MKKMIKGLLITVLATTLLAGCGNNANNSGDAEGAPNVGEAKSVKLKMFIAQPRFKEHYDKYVNDFIAKEKAEKNIDVSIQLEMPTADNAAQILKTRLASNDAPDIFALHAINEIPSYYKAGYLEDLSDQPFVGKLLDSVKPSVTTTDGKVVAVPLETLSWGYLYNKKMFSDLELTPPTTLTEMKAVVEKLKANNISPFVLSYKESWIPQLVLPLAAGAIINTENADFIDRMNKDEGSFTEMKAMFDIFDLINANGTDKATEVGGDDGAAAFATGKGAMWLQGPWYAETILKSNPDLDFGVAALPINDNPEATLINLSASTSLAVSKSTKNKEVALDFINYVLDDTASNDFFQALKFNPISAVHTYDSYPWVNDAMVYVKEGKSYQDPAIPQSVKDEVGKGLQAYYAGQLTQDDVIKALDKAWKSYNKVNK; from the coding sequence ATGAAAAAAATGATTAAAGGTCTACTGATCACGGTACTTGCAACAACCTTGCTGGCTGGCTGCGGAAATAACGCAAACAACTCGGGCGATGCAGAAGGAGCACCAAACGTCGGAGAGGCGAAAAGCGTCAAGCTCAAAATGTTTATCGCTCAGCCAAGGTTTAAGGAGCACTACGATAAATATGTGAATGATTTTATTGCCAAAGAGAAAGCAGAAAAAAATATCGATGTTTCGATTCAGCTAGAGATGCCGACAGCAGACAACGCAGCGCAAATTTTAAAAACGAGATTGGCTTCAAACGATGCGCCGGATATTTTCGCACTGCATGCGATAAACGAAATTCCATCCTACTATAAGGCGGGATACCTGGAAGATTTATCGGATCAGCCGTTTGTTGGCAAGCTTTTGGATAGCGTAAAACCATCCGTCACAACGACAGACGGTAAAGTAGTTGCCGTTCCTTTGGAAACCTTATCGTGGGGATACCTCTACAACAAAAAGATGTTTTCGGATCTCGAACTCACACCGCCGACAACGTTGACTGAAATGAAAGCGGTTGTCGAGAAGCTGAAAGCGAACAATATCTCGCCATTTGTACTGTCGTACAAAGAATCATGGATACCGCAGCTTGTCCTGCCGCTTGCTGCAGGCGCAATAATCAATACGGAAAACGCTGATTTTATTGACCGCATGAATAAGGATGAAGGCTCTTTTACAGAAATGAAAGCGATGTTCGATATCTTTGATCTAATTAATGCAAACGGTACTGATAAAGCTACTGAGGTCGGTGGCGATGACGGTGCGGCAGCGTTCGCTACGGGCAAAGGAGCGATGTGGCTGCAAGGCCCATGGTATGCGGAAACGATTCTCAAATCAAATCCAGATCTTGATTTTGGAGTAGCGGCATTGCCTATCAATGACAATCCAGAAGCGACATTAATTAATCTAAGTGCTTCAACATCTTTGGCTGTATCGAAGAGCACCAAAAACAAAGAGGTTGCACTCGATTTTATCAATTATGTACTGGATGACACCGCTTCAAATGACTTTTTCCAAGCACTCAAGTTTAATCCAATCTCGGCGGTTCACACGTATGACAGCTATCCATGGGTAAATGATGCAATGGTCTATGTAAAAGAAGGGAAATCTTATCAAGATCCTGCTATTCCACAATCCGTGAAGGATGAGGTTGGCAAAGGATTACAAGCGTATTATGCGGGTCAATTAACGCAGGACGATGTAATCAAAGCGCTTGACAAAGCTTGGAAGTCGTACAACAAAGTAAATAAATAA
- a CDS encoding response regulator, translating to MINVLIVDDESWTRDIIRAFGEWQELGMHIIGEAEDGKEALRLTEELQPQIVITDMRMPGLDGVQLLQQLNERHSQILTIVISGYDDFEYAKHALRNKAIDYLLKPVDPKELNAALLNCKKILETALIERSPLSLDLSYALSTYKQLLKSHYNDLNLEGVTTTLGHMMRELETKEAINSAMREQVVQELLLLLKELMNANSQDSESLSALYAQEAVESSSNTKQFLTQQYVYVLEQLIQRRKFKNKLNLDEVRHFMEEHYTESVTLEQLARAFFVSKEYLSKMFKQEFGRNVTDYLLHLRMVKAKEWLLDESIPIKTIAEMAGYEDLTYFYRVFKKHFGIAPGEMRKNSEV from the coding sequence ATGATTAATGTATTAATTGTGGATGATGAAAGCTGGACAAGAGATATTATAAGAGCGTTTGGTGAATGGCAGGAGCTTGGGATGCACATTATAGGAGAAGCAGAGGACGGGAAGGAGGCGCTTAGACTAACCGAGGAATTACAGCCGCAAATTGTTATTACGGATATGCGGATGCCTGGGCTCGATGGGGTACAGCTGCTGCAGCAGCTGAATGAACGGCATAGTCAAATCCTGACGATTGTCATTAGCGGCTATGATGACTTTGAGTATGCCAAGCATGCGCTTCGCAATAAAGCGATTGATTATTTGCTTAAGCCAGTTGACCCGAAGGAGCTGAACGCAGCTCTACTAAATTGCAAAAAAATACTGGAGACAGCCCTTATTGAGCGCAGTCCATTATCTTTGGATCTCTCTTATGCGTTGTCTACCTATAAGCAGTTGCTTAAGTCTCACTATAATGACCTCAACCTAGAAGGTGTAACCACTACGTTAGGTCATATGATGAGGGAGCTTGAGACTAAGGAAGCAATTAATTCCGCGATGAGAGAACAGGTTGTGCAGGAGCTGCTTCTGCTGCTGAAGGAGCTTATGAACGCGAACTCACAGGATAGTGAAAGTCTGTCCGCGCTATATGCCCAAGAAGCAGTGGAATCGAGCTCGAATACAAAGCAATTTCTCACTCAGCAATATGTCTATGTATTAGAGCAGCTAATTCAGCGACGGAAGTTTAAAAATAAGCTGAACTTGGATGAGGTTAGACACTTTATGGAGGAGCATTACACGGAATCGGTCACGTTAGAGCAGCTTGCAAGAGCCTTTTTCGTAAGCAAGGAATATTTGAGTAAGATGTTCAAGCAGGAATTTGGCCGTAATGTAACGGACTATCTGCTGCATTTGCGTATGGTGAAAGCGAAGGAGTGGCTGCTCGATGAGAGCATCCCGATCAAAACGATTGCGGAAATGGCAGGGTATGAGGATTTAACTTATTTTTACCGCGTATTCAAAAAACATTTTGGCATCGCTCCGGGTGAGATGAGAAAAAATAGCGAGGTTTAA
- a CDS encoding sensor histidine kinase encodes MLAKLIRKLIDPFRRSIRNKLIFTMIILSVMPIVAVTLLAAENNRKSMEAEVIGTNLSNMKWTGVYLEDQFTLLNNLIYTVLISPHINDYLLSVEGSTIYNQFAAQKNVLDTLSNLFYSAGNQVIGAELYLSEPNKLFTISSSQYDLETPQRVPAPYDKLFEQQKDFVIQSNVENGQFQLIRSINRFENREKLGGISLNIQWSMLDQTLDLIGRGEEHKVLIAGEDGSIMYQPFGEEPSQEIMSRVQQMEDGQGYFKTPMEYVFYNTIDPVGLKLVTIIPTSFINKSAQSTMHFGLIVGAISIILSILIAIWLAWRTATPIVTLARSMQGLGIIKDTELVQTNRVDEIGLLESKLYNMSYRIREHIKTEYSMNLEKKTAELKALQAQINPHFLQNTLQMIGSMLFTKKPIESYEIIRSLSDMFRYIIRDPNDLATLKAEMDHLNNYLLIQKQRFSSKLIYTISVDDYAMNSPIPKLTLQPIVENSFIHGLENKSGEWQVHLAVACVQNTIRIQIRDNGAGISASKLSELQRRLNNQNGQLWTHGNRIGIQNVASRIQMHFGLAFGVSIESELGAGTTVTVTIPMESGGGSV; translated from the coding sequence ATGTTGGCCAAGCTTATACGTAAACTGATCGATCCTTTTCGGCGTAGCATTCGCAATAAATTGATTTTTACGATGATTATATTATCCGTCATGCCGATCGTCGCAGTAACGTTGCTTGCAGCTGAGAATAATCGCAAATCGATGGAGGCGGAAGTGATCGGTACCAACCTCTCCAATATGAAATGGACAGGCGTTTATTTGGAAGATCAATTCACTCTATTAAACAATTTGATTTACACCGTGTTAATCAGCCCGCATATCAATGATTACCTGCTCAGTGTAGAAGGATCGACCATCTATAATCAATTCGCGGCGCAAAAAAATGTTTTGGACACGCTTAGTAATTTATTTTATTCCGCAGGCAATCAGGTTATCGGTGCAGAGCTTTATTTAAGCGAGCCGAACAAATTATTTACGATAAGTTCTTCGCAATATGATCTCGAAACTCCGCAAAGAGTACCAGCACCCTATGATAAGCTATTTGAGCAGCAGAAGGATTTTGTTATCCAGTCCAACGTGGAAAATGGACAATTCCAGCTTATTCGCAGCATTAATCGGTTTGAAAACCGGGAGAAGCTCGGCGGCATTTCCTTGAATATTCAGTGGTCGATGCTTGATCAAACGCTTGATTTAATTGGCAGAGGCGAGGAGCATAAAGTATTGATCGCTGGTGAAGACGGAAGCATTATGTACCAGCCCTTTGGGGAAGAGCCCTCTCAGGAAATAATGTCGCGAGTGCAGCAGATGGAGGATGGACAAGGCTATTTCAAAACACCAATGGAATATGTCTTCTATAATACGATCGATCCAGTGGGCTTAAAGCTGGTGACCATAATACCGACAAGTTTTATTAACAAAAGCGCACAGTCTACGATGCATTTTGGACTTATTGTCGGAGCCATATCTATTATATTGTCCATCTTGATCGCTATTTGGCTGGCATGGCGTACAGCGACGCCGATCGTAACACTAGCAAGATCGATGCAAGGGCTTGGCATTATCAAAGATACAGAGCTGGTGCAAACCAATCGTGTAGACGAGATAGGCCTGCTTGAATCGAAGCTGTATAACATGTCCTATCGCATAAGGGAGCATATTAAAACGGAATACAGTATGAATCTGGAGAAGAAGACAGCAGAGCTAAAGGCGCTTCAAGCGCAAATTAATCCGCATTTTTTGCAAAATACACTTCAAATGATAGGCAGCATGCTGTTTACGAAAAAACCGATCGAGAGCTATGAAATTATTCGCTCGCTTAGTGATATGTTTCGATATATCATTCGAGATCCGAATGATCTTGCAACCTTAAAGGCGGAGATGGATCATCTCAACAATTATTTGCTCATTCAGAAGCAGCGGTTTTCTTCTAAGCTGATCTACACCATTAGCGTGGATGATTATGCAATGAACAGTCCCATTCCGAAGCTGACGCTGCAGCCAATAGTTGAAAACTCTTTTATCCACGGTTTAGAAAACAAATCAGGCGAGTGGCAAGTCCATTTAGCAGTAGCTTGTGTGCAAAATACGATTCGTATTCAAATCAGAGATAACGGTGCAGGAATAAGTGCATCCAAGCTTAGTGAATTGCAGAGACGTTTGAACAATCAAAATGGTCAATTATGGACGCATGGCAATCGAATCGGTATCCAAAACGTAGCTTCTCGCATCCAGATGCATTTTGGCTTGGCATTCGGTGTTTCCATTGAAAGCGAGCTAGGAGCAGGAACGACAGTAACGGTAACCATTCCGATGGAATCAGGAGGCGGCTCAGTATGA
- a CDS encoding sugar phosphate isomerase/epimerase, with product MNSKLQVEMSWWGMNGLQGTAGHAEETSEKIRLIAENGFDGINAFVPAPEERGLWKELLEQYGLSFSVNAYPASLTEMSDFLEEAAAFGKVSYINAQVMRPFLTGESAIELLSGIDALSREAGIPVYIETHRGTITQDLIRMQQFLQSLPELRLTIDYSHYVVAGELHTISPEAEQLLQALLPNASSIHTRISNGEQIQIDAGPEGNHPMLPHFAGWWESAMRHWRMASKAENRNFPVVIELGPAPYAITVDEAASRQVEISNRWSQSLYLKGLVQQLWEKSSF from the coding sequence ATGAACAGTAAGCTACAGGTTGAAATGTCTTGGTGGGGAATGAACGGCTTGCAGGGAACGGCTGGGCACGCTGAGGAAACAAGTGAGAAGATTAGGCTCATTGCAGAGAACGGCTTCGATGGCATCAACGCTTTTGTGCCTGCACCAGAGGAGCGCGGGCTATGGAAGGAATTGCTTGAGCAATACGGCTTGTCCTTTAGCGTTAATGCGTATCCGGCCTCTCTAACGGAAATGTCTGACTTTTTGGAGGAAGCTGCGGCGTTTGGCAAGGTTAGCTATATTAATGCGCAGGTGATGAGGCCGTTTCTTACTGGTGAATCCGCAATTGAGCTGCTCTCTGGCATAGACGCGCTTTCACGGGAAGCGGGCATTCCGGTCTATATAGAGACACATCGCGGGACGATTACACAGGACTTGATCCGGATGCAGCAATTTTTGCAGTCGCTGCCAGAGCTTAGGCTTACGATCGATTATTCCCATTATGTCGTTGCAGGCGAGCTGCATACCATATCTCCTGAGGCAGAGCAGCTGCTGCAAGCTTTGCTCCCGAACGCTTCCAGTATTCATACACGCATATCAAATGGGGAGCAGATTCAGATTGATGCGGGGCCTGAGGGCAATCATCCGATGCTGCCTCATTTTGCGGGATGGTGGGAAAGCGCGATGAGACATTGGCGAATGGCATCCAAGGCAGAGAATAGAAATTTCCCCGTGGTCATAGAGCTTGGACCAGCCCCTTATGCAATAACTGTCGATGAGGCTGCTTCCAGACAAGTAGAGATTAGTAACCGCTGGAGTCAGTCGCTTTATTTGAAGGGGCTCGTACAGCAGCTATGGGAAAAATCAAGCTTTTAG
- a CDS encoding phytanoyl-CoA dioxygenase family protein → MTNPIKVLSEEQMNHFRTEGYLIVKGLFSEEDVRIIEDKFEEISHQVIPGLFEPVLDGSTDDPLKRYPRVMHPHRFDETAKQYLLHKPVMEVLADLYGEEALAAQSMFYYKPPGSRGQALHQDNFYLQVEPGNCIAAWTAIDAANEENGGLLVVPKTSEFELSCPELADSNESFTTHYVKPPKDQKAKPVIMDKGDVLFFNGNLIHGSYRNKTKDQFRRAFICHYANMSATHINMHYRPLFKQDGTIVDLEANSAGGPCGIDFEMAYPH, encoded by the coding sequence ATGACGAATCCAATAAAAGTATTAAGCGAAGAGCAAATGAATCATTTTCGTACAGAAGGCTATTTAATTGTAAAAGGATTATTTTCTGAGGAGGATGTCCGCATCATTGAAGATAAGTTTGAGGAAATCAGTCATCAGGTGATTCCTGGCCTGTTCGAGCCGGTGCTTGATGGAAGCACAGATGATCCTCTAAAGCGATATCCACGTGTGATGCATCCACATCGATTTGACGAGACGGCTAAACAATATTTGCTCCATAAACCCGTAATGGAGGTGTTAGCCGATTTATATGGTGAAGAGGCGCTGGCAGCCCAAAGCATGTTTTATTACAAGCCGCCGGGCTCGCGAGGCCAAGCCTTGCATCAGGACAATTTTTATTTGCAGGTAGAGCCAGGCAACTGTATCGCAGCATGGACGGCAATCGATGCCGCAAATGAAGAAAATGGCGGTTTGTTAGTCGTTCCAAAAACGAGCGAGTTCGAGCTTAGCTGTCCAGAGCTGGCTGATTCCAATGAATCCTTCACGACGCATTATGTAAAACCGCCGAAGGATCAGAAGGCTAAGCCAGTCATTATGGATAAGGGAGATGTGCTGTTTTTTAACGGGAATCTCATTCACGGCTCCTATAGGAACAAAACGAAGGATCAATTCCGCCGTGCCTTCATTTGTCACTATGCGAATATGTCGGCTACTCATATTAATATGCATTACCGCCCGCTGTTCAAGCAGGATGGAACGATCGTTGATTTGGAAGCTAATTCAGCTGGAGGCCCTTGCGGAATTGATTTCGAGATGGCTTATCCGCATTAA
- a CDS encoding aldo/keto reductase codes for MEYIQIQGSPKPVSRLMKGSDYFFHHSFEKAAANLDAFLAIGGNSIDTAHIYCGGQSEEVIGRYMQERGNREQIVILTKGAHHDQNGPRVSKEAIQADLEVSLARLQTDYIDLYALHRDDPAVPAGEVIEILNEHVRAGSVRAIGVSNWTWQRIKEANEYAEANGLVGFSFNSPNLSLAKANEPFWAGCVSADEETCAWHEDQQFPLLSWSSQARGFFTGRFSPEVRDNADLVRVFYSDDNWERLERAKQLAEKKNVSAIQIALAYVLNQPFPTCALIGAQSAEELHSCDAGSLIQLTKEEMDWLDLAVQKV; via the coding sequence ATGGAATATATTCAAATTCAAGGTTCACCAAAGCCGGTTTCGCGTTTAATGAAAGGCTCGGATTATTTCTTTCATCATAGCTTTGAAAAAGCGGCTGCTAATCTCGATGCATTCTTAGCGATCGGCGGCAATTCAATTGATACGGCACATATTTATTGCGGCGGGCAGAGCGAGGAGGTCATCGGCCGCTACATGCAGGAGCGAGGCAATCGTGAGCAAATCGTTATTTTAACGAAAGGTGCACATCATGATCAAAACGGACCGCGAGTGAGCAAGGAAGCGATTCAAGCAGATCTCGAGGTTAGTCTTGCACGCTTGCAAACCGATTATATCGATCTGTATGCGCTGCACCGGGATGATCCAGCTGTTCCAGCAGGAGAGGTTATCGAGATTTTGAATGAGCATGTGCGGGCGGGCAGCGTTAGAGCGATTGGCGTATCGAACTGGACTTGGCAGCGGATCAAGGAAGCGAATGAGTATGCTGAAGCTAATGGGCTTGTAGGCTTCTCTTTCAATAGTCCGAACCTTAGTCTTGCTAAAGCAAATGAGCCGTTCTGGGCGGGCTGTGTTTCTGCTGATGAAGAGACTTGTGCATGGCATGAGGATCAGCAATTCCCACTCCTTTCCTGGTCCTCGCAGGCGAGAGGGTTCTTCACGGGCAGATTCTCCCCTGAGGTTCGCGACAATGCCGATTTAGTGAGAGTGTTTTATAGCGATGACAACTGGGAAAGGCTGGAGCGCGCGAAGCAGCTTGCAGAGAAGAAAAACGTTAGTGCTATCCAAATCGCACTAGCCTACGTGCTTAATCAGCCGTTTCCAACCTGTGCATTAATTGGAGCACAATCGGCGGAGGAGCTTCACTCCTGCGATGCGGGCTCGCTTATTCAGTTAACTAAGGAAGAAATGGATTGGCTCGATCTTGCTGTGCAAAAGGTTTAA
- a CDS encoding Gfo/Idh/MocA family oxidoreductase has translation MTKSKLKWGIMGCAGIAKRAMIPGLHLSELNEVAAIASRNVDNAKKTAEELDIPVAYGSYEELLADSSIDVVYIPLPNHLHREWAIRAAEAGKHILCEKPLALTASEAAEMEEAAAKAGVLLSEAFMYRYHPRYDLIKKLIDSGEIGEVRGIRSAFTFNNAGHKENVRYRKEWGGGSIYDVGCYPINAARLLLGKEPEAVTVQALFSPEHDHVDMMASGLVEFEGAVSLTFDCGMWAAFRNPLEVLGTEGVIEVPSAFVTNELGSGNFFVSNKGERREIEVPHVNAYTAQADHLARAIQGETPLQFGGADAVKNMKVVDACLQSAHERTRIVL, from the coding sequence ATGACGAAGTCAAAGCTGAAATGGGGCATTATGGGCTGTGCAGGAATTGCCAAACGGGCAATGATCCCCGGCCTTCATCTTTCTGAATTGAACGAGGTGGCGGCGATTGCAAGCCGCAATGTTGACAATGCGAAGAAGACAGCAGAAGAGCTCGATATTCCAGTCGCTTATGGCAGCTATGAAGAGCTGCTGGCGGATTCTTCTATTGATGTCGTATACATTCCGCTTCCAAACCATCTGCATAGGGAATGGGCGATTCGGGCAGCTGAGGCAGGCAAGCATATTTTATGCGAGAAGCCTCTGGCTTTGACGGCGAGCGAGGCGGCTGAGATGGAGGAGGCTGCTGCGAAAGCAGGCGTTCTGTTATCCGAAGCGTTTATGTATCGCTATCATCCTAGATATGACTTGATTAAGAAGTTGATTGATTCAGGAGAAATAGGTGAGGTTCGCGGCATTCGCAGCGCATTCACATTCAATAATGCTGGGCATAAAGAAAATGTTAGATACCGCAAGGAGTGGGGCGGCGGCTCGATTTATGATGTCGGCTGCTATCCGATTAACGCGGCTAGGTTGCTTCTTGGCAAAGAGCCGGAAGCGGTGACTGTACAGGCATTGTTTTCGCCGGAGCATGATCATGTTGATATGATGGCATCTGGATTGGTGGAGTTCGAGGGAGCTGTGTCGCTTACCTTTGATTGTGGGATGTGGGCAGCGTTCCGCAATCCGCTTGAGGTGCTGGGCACCGAGGGTGTGATTGAGGTTCCATCCGCATTTGTGACTAACGAGCTTGGAAGCGGCAATTTCTTCGTAAGCAATAAGGGAGAACGCCGCGAAATTGAAGTGCCGCATGTGAATGCGTATACAGCACAGGCCGATCATTTGGCGCGTGCCATACAAGGCGAAACGCCTCTGCAGTTCGGAGGAGCTGATGCGGTGAAAAATATGAAGGTAGTCGATGCTTGTCTGCAGTCTGCTCATGAACGTACGAGAATTGTGCTATAA
- a CDS encoding AraC family transcriptional regulator, translating to MQRQSHLLTLPQNPFFIFPESVGNYWDQPDHHTLRLADSLNNFNIHFVVSGKGYVEWDGVVHTLEAGEAVLYFPLQRQHYYSSEDDPWDIRWVHFYGTGLQDYMIERGFHKSQLWTIRQPAAWEQVHEELLVEAESYRMLHPTKLASLTFAILAVFVEQAVPISGSKASNAGNRILELLPLLQQEAAQPFILEYWAEQAGVSPHYFCKLFRSVMEMTPMDFITRTRLQMAKQWLLERKEVNIGQIASDAGYPSVSYFNKRFMEHEGMTPTVYRKLYGI from the coding sequence ATGCAGCGACAAAGCCATCTGCTCACATTGCCGCAAAATCCGTTCTTTATTTTCCCCGAATCGGTCGGAAATTACTGGGATCAGCCCGATCATCACACCTTGCGGCTTGCAGATTCATTAAATAACTTCAACATTCATTTTGTTGTGTCCGGCAAAGGGTATGTAGAATGGGACGGCGTCGTCCATACGCTTGAAGCAGGAGAAGCTGTGCTGTATTTCCCCTTGCAGCGTCAGCATTACTATAGCAGCGAGGATGATCCGTGGGATATTCGTTGGGTTCATTTTTATGGCACGGGGCTTCAGGATTATATGATTGAAAGAGGCTTTCACAAAAGTCAGCTGTGGACGATTCGCCAGCCAGCCGCTTGGGAGCAAGTGCATGAAGAGCTGCTTGTTGAAGCAGAGAGCTATCGTATGCTGCATCCAACAAAGCTTGCCTCACTGACGTTCGCCATACTTGCTGTGTTTGTCGAGCAAGCCGTACCCATATCAGGAAGTAAGGCCAGCAATGCCGGCAACCGTATTTTAGAGCTGCTTCCGCTCTTGCAGCAGGAGGCCGCGCAGCCATTCATTCTTGAGTACTGGGCTGAGCAAGCCGGCGTCAGCCCCCATTATTTTTGCAAGCTGTTTCGCAGTGTTATGGAGATGACACCTATGGATTTTATTACACGCACCCGTCTGCAAATGGCCAAGCAATGGCTGCTTGAGCGCAAAGAGGTTAATATCGGGCAAATTGCCAGCGATGCAGGGTACCCAAGCGTTAGCTATTTCAACAAACGATTCATGGAGCATGAGGGCATGACACCAACCGTATATCGCAAGCTATACGGCATATAG